In a genomic window of Helianthus annuus cultivar XRQ/B chromosome 10, HanXRQr2.0-SUNRISE, whole genome shotgun sequence:
- the LOC110881436 gene encoding protein NODULATION SIGNALING PATHWAY 2 isoform X1, translating to MMQLEPMFQPSWPVHSYFDSPLDQDGQNIDFFTSEEDHEFYSANAMDGLDDVCRWLCDDGDDVQKMEEISSDSYEWSPSISKTSSDACAYIPYVTPPCMVDDLMEIDSQTGIENLLTAHAEAVCSGHPELAKVIQKHVCQLASPVGPVLERLALNLFQCDENQEKDYIVQESLRNFKTAFRAFYEIFPYGRFAHFTANSTILESIPTHATSIHIVDFDLCEGSQWPPVIEAIARINKTLIITSIKLDQDQDSKFEQTRWQLCNFARSFGLNLKVQEMAMSQMVKTMDESKLVSEFIVFNSMVSLPHMGRTRKTTQVMDFLNIAKWALAKNEGIITFGDGEGERTNDTDFPSFFNKNLAHYKALYESMEWGFPSYLNEGRMAIETLFVWPFVNSKSWFQKWEEGRGKSGFQKDIGLKGVQLSKENLNEQRELVNEGETPYGIEIGESRNEFVLKWKETPLVRVSAWR from the coding sequence ATGATGCAATTAGAACCTATGTTTCAGCCTTCTTGGCCAGTTCACTCTTATTTTGACTCACCTTTAGATCAAGATGGTCAAAATATTGACTTTTTCACAAGTGAAGAAGACCATGAATTTTATTCTGCAAATGCCATGGATGGTTTGGATGATGTATGCAGATGGTTatgtgatgatggtgatgatgttcAAAAAATGGAAGAGATTTCAAGTGATAGTTATGAATGGAGCCCAAGCATATCCAAGACTTCAAGTGATGCATGTGCATATATCCCATATGTAACACCACCATGCATGGTGGATGATCTCATGGAAATTGATTCCCAAACAGGAATCGAAAACCTACTCACGGCTCACGCAGAGGCCGTATGTTCGGGTCATCCAGAACTAGCCAAAGTGATTCAGAAACACGTGTGCCAACTAGCTAGCCCAGTTGGTCCTGTACTTGAACGTTTAGCACTTAACTTATTCCAGTGTGATGAAAATCAAGAAAAAGATTACATTGTTCAAGAATCTTTAAGAAACTTTAAGACGGCATTTAGAGCGTTCTATGAGATCTTTCCATACGGGCGGTTTGCTCATTTTACCGCCAATTCAACCATCCTTGAATCTATTCCAACCCATGCTACTTCCATTCACATAGTCGACTTTGACTTGTGTGAAGGAAGTCAATGGCCTCCGGTCATAGAAGCCATAGCAAGAATAAACAAAACTTTGATCATCACAAGCATCAAACTTGATCAAGATCAAGATTCAAAATTTGAACAAACAAGGTGGCAACTTTGTAACTTTGCAAGAAGTTTTGGCCTAAATTTGAAGGTACAAGAGATGGCTATGTCACAAATGGTGAAAACAATGGATGAAAGTAAACTAGTGAGTGAATTTATAGTCTTTAATAGTATGGTTAGCCTTCCACATATGGGAAGGACAAGAAAAACAACTCAAGTTATGGACTTCCTAAATATAGCAAAATGGGCTTTGGCGAAAAATGAAGGGATCATAACCTTTGGAGATGGAGAAGGTGAAAGAACAAACGATACCGATTTCCCTTCATTTTTTAACAAGAACTTGGCACATTATAAAGCATTATACGAGTCAATGGAATGGGGTTTTCCTAGTTATCTCAATGAAGGAAGGATGGCTATAGAGACCCTTTTTGTTTGGCCTTTTGTAAATTCAAAATCTTGGTTCCAAAAATGGGAGGAAGGAAGAGGAAAGTCGGGTTTCCAGAAGGATATTGGGTTAAAAGGAGTACAACTGAGTAAAGAAAACTTGAATGAACAACGGGAACTGGTGAATGAAGGAGAAACTCCGTATGGAATCGAAATTGGAGAGTCTAGGAATGAATTTGTGTTAAAATGGAAAGAAACTCCATTGGTGAGAGTTTCTGCATGGAGGTAG
- the LOC110881436 gene encoding protein NODULATION SIGNALING PATHWAY 2 isoform X2: MNSGGGGYWVSETLVAICRWLCDDGDDVQKMEEISSDSYEWSPSISKTSSDACAYIPYVTPPCMVDDLMEIDSQTGIENLLTAHAEAVCSGHPELAKVIQKHVCQLASPVGPVLERLALNLFQCDENQEKDYIVQESLRNFKTAFRAFYEIFPYGRFAHFTANSTILESIPTHATSIHIVDFDLCEGSQWPPVIEAIARINKTLIITSIKLDQDQDSKFEQTRWQLCNFARSFGLNLKVQEMAMSQMVKTMDESKLVSEFIVFNSMVSLPHMGRTRKTTQVMDFLNIAKWALAKNEGIITFGDGEGERTNDTDFPSFFNKNLAHYKALYESMEWGFPSYLNEGRMAIETLFVWPFVNSKSWFQKWEEGRGKSGFQKDIGLKGVQLSKENLNEQRELVNEGETPYGIEIGESRNEFVLKWKETPLVRVSAWR, encoded by the coding sequence ATGGTTatgtgatgatggtgatgatgttcAAAAAATGGAAGAGATTTCAAGTGATAGTTATGAATGGAGCCCAAGCATATCCAAGACTTCAAGTGATGCATGTGCATATATCCCATATGTAACACCACCATGCATGGTGGATGATCTCATGGAAATTGATTCCCAAACAGGAATCGAAAACCTACTCACGGCTCACGCAGAGGCCGTATGTTCGGGTCATCCAGAACTAGCCAAAGTGATTCAGAAACACGTGTGCCAACTAGCTAGCCCAGTTGGTCCTGTACTTGAACGTTTAGCACTTAACTTATTCCAGTGTGATGAAAATCAAGAAAAAGATTACATTGTTCAAGAATCTTTAAGAAACTTTAAGACGGCATTTAGAGCGTTCTATGAGATCTTTCCATACGGGCGGTTTGCTCATTTTACCGCCAATTCAACCATCCTTGAATCTATTCCAACCCATGCTACTTCCATTCACATAGTCGACTTTGACTTGTGTGAAGGAAGTCAATGGCCTCCGGTCATAGAAGCCATAGCAAGAATAAACAAAACTTTGATCATCACAAGCATCAAACTTGATCAAGATCAAGATTCAAAATTTGAACAAACAAGGTGGCAACTTTGTAACTTTGCAAGAAGTTTTGGCCTAAATTTGAAGGTACAAGAGATGGCTATGTCACAAATGGTGAAAACAATGGATGAAAGTAAACTAGTGAGTGAATTTATAGTCTTTAATAGTATGGTTAGCCTTCCACATATGGGAAGGACAAGAAAAACAACTCAAGTTATGGACTTCCTAAATATAGCAAAATGGGCTTTGGCGAAAAATGAAGGGATCATAACCTTTGGAGATGGAGAAGGTGAAAGAACAAACGATACCGATTTCCCTTCATTTTTTAACAAGAACTTGGCACATTATAAAGCATTATACGAGTCAATGGAATGGGGTTTTCCTAGTTATCTCAATGAAGGAAGGATGGCTATAGAGACCCTTTTTGTTTGGCCTTTTGTAAATTCAAAATCTTGGTTCCAAAAATGGGAGGAAGGAAGAGGAAAGTCGGGTTTCCAGAAGGATATTGGGTTAAAAGGAGTACAACTGAGTAAAGAAAACTTGAATGAACAACGGGAACTGGTGAATGAAGGAGAAACTCCGTATGGAATCGAAATTGGAGAGTCTAGGAATGAATTTGTGTTAAAATGGAAAGAAACTCCATTGGTGAGAGTTTCTGCATGGAGGTAG